The proteins below come from a single Capricornis sumatraensis isolate serow.1 chromosome 14, serow.2, whole genome shotgun sequence genomic window:
- the PPFIA4 gene encoding liprin-alpha-4 isoform X5, with product MCEVMPTINEGDPLGPPHGADADANFEQLMVNMLDEREKLLESLRESQETLLATQSRLQDALHERDQLQRHLNSALPQEFTTLTRELSMCREQLLEREEEISELKAERNNTRLLLEHLECLVSRHERSLRMTVVKRQAQSPSGVSSEVEVLKALKSLFEHHKALDEKVRERLRAALERVTTLEEQLVYAHQQVSSLQQGSGVRDGVAEDEGTVELGPKGLWKEDSGQVEELQELLEKQNFELSQARERLVTLTATVAELEEDLGTARRDLIKSEELSSKHQRDLREALAQKEDMEERITTLEKRYLAVQREATSIHDLNDKLENELANKESLHRQCEEKARYLQELLEVAEQKLQQTMRKAETLPEVEAELAQRVAALTKAEERHGSTEEHLRQLEGQLEEKNQELARVLQQERMNEAHNKRLSDTVDRLLIEAKERLQLHLRERMVALEEKNTLIQELETSQRQIEEQHHHKGRLSEEIEKLRQEVDQLKGQGGPSVDGIRSRAYTGSATDVRFSMSTTAHASQGLHRCYSARREQSAKDWEPSPLPEVLVPTATPAFDSDRESSDVDEDEPGGLLGSMDVVSPSSHSDAQTLAMMLQEQLDAINEEIRMIQEEKESTELRAEELETRVTSGSMEALDLTQLHKRGSIPTSLTALSLASASPPLSGRATPKLTSRSAAQDLDRMGVMTLPSDLRKHRRKLLSPVSWEENREDKATIKCETSPPSSPRTLQLEKLGHPALSQEEGKSALEDPGSNPSSSNSSQDSLHKGAKRKGIKSSIGRLFGKKEKGRLIQPSRDGPTGHVVLLTDSELGLQEPMVPAKLGTQAEKDRRLKKKHQLLEDARRKGMSFAQWDSPTVVSWLELWVGMPAWYVAACRANVKSGAIMSALSDTEIQREIGISNALHRLKLRLAIQEMVSLTSPSAPPTSRTSSGNVWVTHEEMETLAASTKTDSEEGSWAQTLVYGDMNHEWIGNQWLPSLGLPQYRSYFMECLVDARMLDHLTKKDLRVHLKMVDSSHRTSLQYGIMCLKRLNYDRKELEKRREESQHEIKDVLVWTNDQVVHWVQSIGLRDYAGNLHESGVHGALLALDENFDHNTLALVLQIPTQNTQGEDQALRRAPSWRKRFRPRDPHGRAPLSAAADTLPTTFRASTMGPVPPPPSPRKITPEARSHYLYGHMLSAFRD from the exons TTGCTTCTGGAACATCTGGAGTGCCTGGTGTCCCGCCATGAGCGGTCACTAAGGATGACTGTGGTGAAGCGTCAGGCTCAGTCACCATCAGGGGTTTCCAGTGAGGTGGAGGTGCTGAAGGCTCTCAAGTCACTGTTTGAGCACCACAAGGCCCTGGATGAGAAG GTGCGAGAGCGGCTCCGGGCGGCCCTCGAGAGAGTGACCACTTTGGAGGAACAGCTGGTGTATGCCCACCAGCAG GTGTCTTCCCTACAGCAGGGGTCAGGGGTTCGGGATGGAGTGGCTGAAGATGAGGGGACTGTGGAGCTGGGACCAAAAGGCCTGTGGAAG GAGGACTCGGGCCAGGTTGAGGAGCTGCAGGAGCTTCTGGAGAAGCAGAACTTTGAGTTGAGCCAGGCCCGGGAGCGACTGGTCACCCTGACAGCAACTGTGGCTGAACTGGAGGAGGACCTGGGAACAGCCCGCCGGGACCTCATCAAGTCGGAGGAACTGAGCAGCAAACACCAGCGGGACCTCCGGGAA GCTCTAGCCCAGAAGGAGGACATGGAGGAGCGGATCACCACCCTGGAGAAGCGCTACCTGGCTGTTCAGCGTGAGGCTACATCAATCCATGACCTCAACGACAAACTGGAGAACGAGCTGGCCAATAAGGAATCCTTGCATCGCCAG TGTGAGGAGAAAGCCCGATATCTGCAGGAGCTCCTGGAGGTAGCCGAGCAGAAACTTCAGCAGACGATGCGTAAGGCCGAGACGCTGCCAGAAGTGGAGGCTGAGCTGGCCCAAAGAGTTGCGGCCCTCACCAAG GCTGAAGAGCGACATGGCAGCACTGAGGAGCACCTCCGACAGCTGGAGGGACAGCTGGAGGAGAAGAACCAAGAGCTGGCGCGG GTGCTCCAGCAGGAGAGGATGAATGAAGCCCACAACAAGCGCCTGTCAGACACGGTGGACCGGCTGCTTATTGAGGCGAAGGAGCGCCTGCAGCTCCACCTCAGGGAGCGCATGGTGGCCCTGGAGGAGAAG AACACGTTGATCCAAGAGCTGGAGACCTCCCAGCGACAGATTGAAGAGCAGCACCATCACAAG GGCCGCCTGTCTGAAGAGATTGAGAAACTGCGCCAAGAGGTGGACCAACTGAAGGGTCAAGGAGGACCATCTGTGGATGGCATCCGCTCCAG GGCATACACGGGCAGTGCAACGGATGTGCGGTTCTCCATGAGCACAACTGCCCACGCATCTCAAGGTCTGCATCGTTGTTACTCAGCACGGCGGGAACAGTCTGCCAAG GACTGGGAGCCATCTCCACTGCCTGAGGTGCTGGTCCCGACAGCCACCCCTGCCTTTGACAGTGACCGTGAGAGCTCTGATGTGGATGAGGATGAACCAGGGGGTCTGCTGGGCTCCATGGACGTTGTCTCCCCCAGCAGCCACTCAGACGCCCAGACCCTGGCCATGATGCTGCAGGAGCAGCTGGATGCTATCAACGAGGAGATCAG GATGATCCAGGAAGAGAAGGAGTCCACAGAGCTCCGTGCTGAGGAGCTGGAAACTCGAGTGACTAGTGGCAGCATGGAGGCCCTAGACCTGACCCAGCTGCACAAACGAGGTTCCATCCCCACCTCTCTGACCGCCCTGTCCCTGGCCAGCGCATCCCCTCCACTCAGCGGCCGTGCCACACCTAAGCTTACCTCCCGCAGTGCTGCCCAGGACCTGGACCGGATGGGGGTCATGACCTTG CCCAGTGACTTAAGAAAGCATAGGAGGAAGCTGCTG TCACCAGTGTCTTGGGAAGAGAACCGAGAGGATAAAGCCACCATAAAATGTGAgacttctcctccttcctcaccCAGGACACTGCAGCTAGAAAAGCTTGGCCACCcagccctgagccaggaagaaggcAAGAG TGCTTTGGAGGATCCAGGCAGCAAccccagcagcagcaacagcagccaggACTCCTTGCACAAGGGTGCCAAGCGCAAGGGCATCAAATCATCCATCGGCCGCCTGTTTGGGAAGAAGGAGAAAGGCAGGCTGATCCAGCCAAGCCGGGATGGACCCACAGGCCATG TTGTACTACTAACAGATTCTGAGCTCGGTCTGCAGGAGCCCATGGTGCCTGCCAAGCTGGGAACCCAGGCAGAAAAGGACCGGAGGCTGAAGAAGAA ACACCAGCTGCTTGAAGATGCCCGGAGAAAAGGAATGTCCTTTGCCCAGTGGGACAGCCCTACTGTGGTCTCCTGGCTAGAG CTCTGGGTGGGGATGCCTGCTTGGTATGTGGCAGCCTGCCGGGCCAACGTCAAGAGTGGCGCCATCATGTCAGCCCTATCGGACACAGAGATCCAGCGAGAAATTGGCATCAGCAATGCCCTGCACCGGCTCAAGCTCCGGCTGGCCATCCAGGAGATGGTGTCGCTGACCAGCCCCTCTGCCCCGCccacctccaggact TCTTCTGGGAATGTCTGGGTCACCCACGAAGAGATGGAAACTCTGGCAGCATCCACTAAAACA GACAGTGAGGAGGGCAGCTGGGCTCAG ACCCTGGTCTATGGGGATATGAACCACGAGTGGATTGGGAACCAgtggctccccagcctggggctccccCAGTACCGCAGCTACTTCATGGAGTGCCTCGTGGATGCTCGCATGCTGGATCACCTCACCAAGAAGGACCTGCGGGTCCACCTGAAGATGGTGGACAGCTCCCACCG AACCAGTCTTCAGTATGGCATCATGTGCCTGAAGAGGCTGAATTATGACCGGAAGGAGCTGGAGAAGCGGCGGGAGGAAAGCCAGCATGAGATCAAGG ATGTGCTAGTCTGGACCAATGACCAGGTAGTTCATTGGGTCCAGTCTATTGGGCTCCGGGACTACGCAGGAAACCTCCATGAGAGTGGTGTGCATGGCGCTTTGCTGGCCCTGGATGAGAACTTCGACCACAACACACTGGCCCTCGTTCTCCAGATACCCACACAAAATACCCAG GGGGAAGACCAGGCGCTCCGCCGCGCGCCCTCCTGGAGGAAACGCTTCCGCCCGCGGGACCCCCACGGCCGCGCCCCGCTCAGCGCCGCGGCCGACACGCTCCCGACAACATTCCGCGCGTCCACCATGGGGCCCGTGCCGCCTCCACCGTCCCCGCGGAAGATCACGCCTGAAG ctcgCTCCCACTATCTCTACGGACACATGCTCTCCGCCTTCCGGGACTAG
- the PPFIA4 gene encoding liprin-alpha-4 isoform X3 yields MCEVMPTINEGDPLGPPHGADADANFEQLMVNMLDEREKLLESLRESQETLLATQSRLQDALHERDQLQRHLNSALPQEFTTLTRELSMCREQLLEREEEISELKAERNNTRLLLEHLECLVSRHERSLRMTVVKRQAQSPSGVSSEVEVLKALKSLFEHHKALDEKVRERLRAALERVTTLEEQLVYAHQQVSSLQQGSGVRDGVAEDEGTVELGPKGLWKEDSGQVEELQELLEKQNFELSQARERLVTLTATVAELEEDLGTARRDLIKSEELSSKHQRDLREALAQKEDMEERITTLEKRYLAVQREATSIHDLNDKLENELANKESLHRQELLEVAEQKLQQTMRKAETLPEVEAELAQRVAALTKAEERHGSTEEHLRQLEGQLEEKNQELARVLQQERMNEAHNKRLSDTVDRLLIEAKERLQLHLRERMVALEEKNTLIQELETSQRQIEEQHHHKGRLSEEIEKLRQEVDQLKGQGGPSVDGIRSRAYTGSATDVRFSMSTTAHASQGLHRCYSARREQSAKDWEPSPLPEVLVPTATPAFDSDRESSDVDEDEPGGLLGSMDVVSPSSHSDAQTLAMMLQEQLDAINEEIRMIQEEKESTELRAEELETRVTSGSMEALDLTQLHKRGSIPTSLTALSLASASPPLSGRATPKLTSRSAAQDLDRMGVMTLPSDLRKHRRKLLSPVSWEENREDKATIKCETSPPSSPRTLQLEKLGHPALSQEEGKSALEDPGSNPSSSNSSQDSLHKGAKRKGIKSSIGRLFGKKEKGRLIQPSRDGPTGHVVLLTDSELGLQEPMVPAKLGTQAEKDRRLKKKHQLLEDARRKGMSFAQWDSPTVVSWLELWVGMPAWYVAACRANVKSGAIMSALSDTEIQREIGISNALHRLKLRLAIQEMVSLTSPSAPPTSRTSSGNVWVTHEEMETLAASTKTDSEEGSWAQTLVYGDMNHEWIGNQWLPSLGLPQYRSYFMECLVDARMLDHLTKKDLRVHLKMVDSSHRTSLQYGIMCLKRLNYDRKELEKRREESQHEIKDVLVWTNDQVVHWVQSIGLRDYAGNLHESGVHGALLALDENFDHNTLALVLQIPTQNTQARQVLEREFNNLLALGTDRKLDDGEDQALRRAPSWRKRFRPRDPHGRAPLSAAADTLPTTFRASTMGPVPPPPSPRKITPEARSHYLYGHMLSAFRD; encoded by the exons TTGCTTCTGGAACATCTGGAGTGCCTGGTGTCCCGCCATGAGCGGTCACTAAGGATGACTGTGGTGAAGCGTCAGGCTCAGTCACCATCAGGGGTTTCCAGTGAGGTGGAGGTGCTGAAGGCTCTCAAGTCACTGTTTGAGCACCACAAGGCCCTGGATGAGAAG GTGCGAGAGCGGCTCCGGGCGGCCCTCGAGAGAGTGACCACTTTGGAGGAACAGCTGGTGTATGCCCACCAGCAG GTGTCTTCCCTACAGCAGGGGTCAGGGGTTCGGGATGGAGTGGCTGAAGATGAGGGGACTGTGGAGCTGGGACCAAAAGGCCTGTGGAAG GAGGACTCGGGCCAGGTTGAGGAGCTGCAGGAGCTTCTGGAGAAGCAGAACTTTGAGTTGAGCCAGGCCCGGGAGCGACTGGTCACCCTGACAGCAACTGTGGCTGAACTGGAGGAGGACCTGGGAACAGCCCGCCGGGACCTCATCAAGTCGGAGGAACTGAGCAGCAAACACCAGCGGGACCTCCGGGAA GCTCTAGCCCAGAAGGAGGACATGGAGGAGCGGATCACCACCCTGGAGAAGCGCTACCTGGCTGTTCAGCGTGAGGCTACATCAATCCATGACCTCAACGACAAACTGGAGAACGAGCTGGCCAATAAGGAATCCTTGCATCGCCAG GAGCTCCTGGAGGTAGCCGAGCAGAAACTTCAGCAGACGATGCGTAAGGCCGAGACGCTGCCAGAAGTGGAGGCTGAGCTGGCCCAAAGAGTTGCGGCCCTCACCAAG GCTGAAGAGCGACATGGCAGCACTGAGGAGCACCTCCGACAGCTGGAGGGACAGCTGGAGGAGAAGAACCAAGAGCTGGCGCGG GTGCTCCAGCAGGAGAGGATGAATGAAGCCCACAACAAGCGCCTGTCAGACACGGTGGACCGGCTGCTTATTGAGGCGAAGGAGCGCCTGCAGCTCCACCTCAGGGAGCGCATGGTGGCCCTGGAGGAGAAG AACACGTTGATCCAAGAGCTGGAGACCTCCCAGCGACAGATTGAAGAGCAGCACCATCACAAG GGCCGCCTGTCTGAAGAGATTGAGAAACTGCGCCAAGAGGTGGACCAACTGAAGGGTCAAGGAGGACCATCTGTGGATGGCATCCGCTCCAG GGCATACACGGGCAGTGCAACGGATGTGCGGTTCTCCATGAGCACAACTGCCCACGCATCTCAAGGTCTGCATCGTTGTTACTCAGCACGGCGGGAACAGTCTGCCAAG GACTGGGAGCCATCTCCACTGCCTGAGGTGCTGGTCCCGACAGCCACCCCTGCCTTTGACAGTGACCGTGAGAGCTCTGATGTGGATGAGGATGAACCAGGGGGTCTGCTGGGCTCCATGGACGTTGTCTCCCCCAGCAGCCACTCAGACGCCCAGACCCTGGCCATGATGCTGCAGGAGCAGCTGGATGCTATCAACGAGGAGATCAG GATGATCCAGGAAGAGAAGGAGTCCACAGAGCTCCGTGCTGAGGAGCTGGAAACTCGAGTGACTAGTGGCAGCATGGAGGCCCTAGACCTGACCCAGCTGCACAAACGAGGTTCCATCCCCACCTCTCTGACCGCCCTGTCCCTGGCCAGCGCATCCCCTCCACTCAGCGGCCGTGCCACACCTAAGCTTACCTCCCGCAGTGCTGCCCAGGACCTGGACCGGATGGGGGTCATGACCTTG CCCAGTGACTTAAGAAAGCATAGGAGGAAGCTGCTG TCACCAGTGTCTTGGGAAGAGAACCGAGAGGATAAAGCCACCATAAAATGTGAgacttctcctccttcctcaccCAGGACACTGCAGCTAGAAAAGCTTGGCCACCcagccctgagccaggaagaaggcAAGAG TGCTTTGGAGGATCCAGGCAGCAAccccagcagcagcaacagcagccaggACTCCTTGCACAAGGGTGCCAAGCGCAAGGGCATCAAATCATCCATCGGCCGCCTGTTTGGGAAGAAGGAGAAAGGCAGGCTGATCCAGCCAAGCCGGGATGGACCCACAGGCCATG TTGTACTACTAACAGATTCTGAGCTCGGTCTGCAGGAGCCCATGGTGCCTGCCAAGCTGGGAACCCAGGCAGAAAAGGACCGGAGGCTGAAGAAGAA ACACCAGCTGCTTGAAGATGCCCGGAGAAAAGGAATGTCCTTTGCCCAGTGGGACAGCCCTACTGTGGTCTCCTGGCTAGAG CTCTGGGTGGGGATGCCTGCTTGGTATGTGGCAGCCTGCCGGGCCAACGTCAAGAGTGGCGCCATCATGTCAGCCCTATCGGACACAGAGATCCAGCGAGAAATTGGCATCAGCAATGCCCTGCACCGGCTCAAGCTCCGGCTGGCCATCCAGGAGATGGTGTCGCTGACCAGCCCCTCTGCCCCGCccacctccaggact TCTTCTGGGAATGTCTGGGTCACCCACGAAGAGATGGAAACTCTGGCAGCATCCACTAAAACA GACAGTGAGGAGGGCAGCTGGGCTCAG ACCCTGGTCTATGGGGATATGAACCACGAGTGGATTGGGAACCAgtggctccccagcctggggctccccCAGTACCGCAGCTACTTCATGGAGTGCCTCGTGGATGCTCGCATGCTGGATCACCTCACCAAGAAGGACCTGCGGGTCCACCTGAAGATGGTGGACAGCTCCCACCG AACCAGTCTTCAGTATGGCATCATGTGCCTGAAGAGGCTGAATTATGACCGGAAGGAGCTGGAGAAGCGGCGGGAGGAAAGCCAGCATGAGATCAAGG ATGTGCTAGTCTGGACCAATGACCAGGTAGTTCATTGGGTCCAGTCTATTGGGCTCCGGGACTACGCAGGAAACCTCCATGAGAGTGGTGTGCATGGCGCTTTGCTGGCCCTGGATGAGAACTTCGACCACAACACACTGGCCCTCGTTCTCCAGATACCCACACAAAATACCCAG GCACGCCAAGTGTTGGAGAGAGAGTTCAACAACCTGTTGGCTTTGGGCACAGACCGGAAGCTGGATGAT GGGGAAGACCAGGCGCTCCGCCGCGCGCCCTCCTGGAGGAAACGCTTCCGCCCGCGGGACCCCCACGGCCGCGCCCCGCTCAGCGCCGCGGCCGACACGCTCCCGACAACATTCCGCGCGTCCACCATGGGGCCCGTGCCGCCTCCACCGTCCCCGCGGAAGATCACGCCTGAAG ctcgCTCCCACTATCTCTACGGACACATGCTCTCCGCCTTCCGGGACTAG
- the PPFIA4 gene encoding liprin-alpha-4 isoform X1, whose amino-acid sequence MCEVMPTINEGDPLGPPHGADADANFEQLMVNMLDEREKLLESLRESQETLLATQSRLQDALHERDQLQRHLNSALPQEFTTLTRELSMCREQLLEREEEISELKAERNNTRLLLEHLECLVSRHERSLRMTVVKRQAQSPSGVSSEVEVLKALKSLFEHHKALDEKVRERLRAALERVTTLEEQLVYAHQQVSSLQQGSGVRDGVAEDEGTVELGPKGLWKEDSGQVEELQELLEKQNFELSQARERLVTLTATVAELEEDLGTARRDLIKSEELSSKHQRDLREALAQKEDMEERITTLEKRYLAVQREATSIHDLNDKLENELANKESLHRQCEEKARYLQELLEVAEQKLQQTMRKAETLPEVEAELAQRVAALTKAEERHGSTEEHLRQLEGQLEEKNQELARVLQQERMNEAHNKRLSDTVDRLLIEAKERLQLHLRERMVALEEKNTLIQELETSQRQIEEQHHHKGRLSEEIEKLRQEVDQLKGQGGPSVDGIRSRAYTGSATDVRFSMSTTAHASQGLHRCYSARREQSAKDWEPSPLPEVLVPTATPAFDSDRESSDVDEDEPGGLLGSMDVVSPSSHSDAQTLAMMLQEQLDAINEEIRMIQEEKESTELRAEELETRVTSGSMEALDLTQLHKRGSIPTSLTALSLASASPPLSGRATPKLTSRSAAQDLDRMGVMTLPSDLRKHRRKLLSPVSWEENREDKATIKCETSPPSSPRTLQLEKLGHPALSQEEGKSALEDPGSNPSSSNSSQDSLHKGAKRKGIKSSIGRLFGKKEKGRLIQPSRDGPTGHVVLLTDSELGLQEPMVPAKLGTQAEKDRRLKKKHQLLEDARRKGMSFAQWDSPTVVSWLELWVGMPAWYVAACRANVKSGAIMSALSDTEIQREIGISNALHRLKLRLAIQEMVSLTSPSAPPTSRTSSGNVWVTHEEMETLAASTKTDSEEGSWAQTLVYGDMNHEWIGNQWLPSLGLPQYRSYFMECLVDARMLDHLTKKDLRVHLKMVDSSHRTSLQYGIMCLKRLNYDRKELEKRREESQHEIKDVLVWTNDQVVHWVQSIGLRDYAGNLHESGVHGALLALDENFDHNTLALVLQIPTQNTQARQVLEREFNNLLALGTDRKLDDGEDQALRRAPSWRKRFRPRDPHGRAPLSAAADTLPTTFRASTMGPVPPPPSPRKITPEARSHYLYGHMLSAFRD is encoded by the exons TTGCTTCTGGAACATCTGGAGTGCCTGGTGTCCCGCCATGAGCGGTCACTAAGGATGACTGTGGTGAAGCGTCAGGCTCAGTCACCATCAGGGGTTTCCAGTGAGGTGGAGGTGCTGAAGGCTCTCAAGTCACTGTTTGAGCACCACAAGGCCCTGGATGAGAAG GTGCGAGAGCGGCTCCGGGCGGCCCTCGAGAGAGTGACCACTTTGGAGGAACAGCTGGTGTATGCCCACCAGCAG GTGTCTTCCCTACAGCAGGGGTCAGGGGTTCGGGATGGAGTGGCTGAAGATGAGGGGACTGTGGAGCTGGGACCAAAAGGCCTGTGGAAG GAGGACTCGGGCCAGGTTGAGGAGCTGCAGGAGCTTCTGGAGAAGCAGAACTTTGAGTTGAGCCAGGCCCGGGAGCGACTGGTCACCCTGACAGCAACTGTGGCTGAACTGGAGGAGGACCTGGGAACAGCCCGCCGGGACCTCATCAAGTCGGAGGAACTGAGCAGCAAACACCAGCGGGACCTCCGGGAA GCTCTAGCCCAGAAGGAGGACATGGAGGAGCGGATCACCACCCTGGAGAAGCGCTACCTGGCTGTTCAGCGTGAGGCTACATCAATCCATGACCTCAACGACAAACTGGAGAACGAGCTGGCCAATAAGGAATCCTTGCATCGCCAG TGTGAGGAGAAAGCCCGATATCTGCAGGAGCTCCTGGAGGTAGCCGAGCAGAAACTTCAGCAGACGATGCGTAAGGCCGAGACGCTGCCAGAAGTGGAGGCTGAGCTGGCCCAAAGAGTTGCGGCCCTCACCAAG GCTGAAGAGCGACATGGCAGCACTGAGGAGCACCTCCGACAGCTGGAGGGACAGCTGGAGGAGAAGAACCAAGAGCTGGCGCGG GTGCTCCAGCAGGAGAGGATGAATGAAGCCCACAACAAGCGCCTGTCAGACACGGTGGACCGGCTGCTTATTGAGGCGAAGGAGCGCCTGCAGCTCCACCTCAGGGAGCGCATGGTGGCCCTGGAGGAGAAG AACACGTTGATCCAAGAGCTGGAGACCTCCCAGCGACAGATTGAAGAGCAGCACCATCACAAG GGCCGCCTGTCTGAAGAGATTGAGAAACTGCGCCAAGAGGTGGACCAACTGAAGGGTCAAGGAGGACCATCTGTGGATGGCATCCGCTCCAG GGCATACACGGGCAGTGCAACGGATGTGCGGTTCTCCATGAGCACAACTGCCCACGCATCTCAAGGTCTGCATCGTTGTTACTCAGCACGGCGGGAACAGTCTGCCAAG GACTGGGAGCCATCTCCACTGCCTGAGGTGCTGGTCCCGACAGCCACCCCTGCCTTTGACAGTGACCGTGAGAGCTCTGATGTGGATGAGGATGAACCAGGGGGTCTGCTGGGCTCCATGGACGTTGTCTCCCCCAGCAGCCACTCAGACGCCCAGACCCTGGCCATGATGCTGCAGGAGCAGCTGGATGCTATCAACGAGGAGATCAG GATGATCCAGGAAGAGAAGGAGTCCACAGAGCTCCGTGCTGAGGAGCTGGAAACTCGAGTGACTAGTGGCAGCATGGAGGCCCTAGACCTGACCCAGCTGCACAAACGAGGTTCCATCCCCACCTCTCTGACCGCCCTGTCCCTGGCCAGCGCATCCCCTCCACTCAGCGGCCGTGCCACACCTAAGCTTACCTCCCGCAGTGCTGCCCAGGACCTGGACCGGATGGGGGTCATGACCTTG CCCAGTGACTTAAGAAAGCATAGGAGGAAGCTGCTG TCACCAGTGTCTTGGGAAGAGAACCGAGAGGATAAAGCCACCATAAAATGTGAgacttctcctccttcctcaccCAGGACACTGCAGCTAGAAAAGCTTGGCCACCcagccctgagccaggaagaaggcAAGAG TGCTTTGGAGGATCCAGGCAGCAAccccagcagcagcaacagcagccaggACTCCTTGCACAAGGGTGCCAAGCGCAAGGGCATCAAATCATCCATCGGCCGCCTGTTTGGGAAGAAGGAGAAAGGCAGGCTGATCCAGCCAAGCCGGGATGGACCCACAGGCCATG TTGTACTACTAACAGATTCTGAGCTCGGTCTGCAGGAGCCCATGGTGCCTGCCAAGCTGGGAACCCAGGCAGAAAAGGACCGGAGGCTGAAGAAGAA ACACCAGCTGCTTGAAGATGCCCGGAGAAAAGGAATGTCCTTTGCCCAGTGGGACAGCCCTACTGTGGTCTCCTGGCTAGAG CTCTGGGTGGGGATGCCTGCTTGGTATGTGGCAGCCTGCCGGGCCAACGTCAAGAGTGGCGCCATCATGTCAGCCCTATCGGACACAGAGATCCAGCGAGAAATTGGCATCAGCAATGCCCTGCACCGGCTCAAGCTCCGGCTGGCCATCCAGGAGATGGTGTCGCTGACCAGCCCCTCTGCCCCGCccacctccaggact TCTTCTGGGAATGTCTGGGTCACCCACGAAGAGATGGAAACTCTGGCAGCATCCACTAAAACA GACAGTGAGGAGGGCAGCTGGGCTCAG ACCCTGGTCTATGGGGATATGAACCACGAGTGGATTGGGAACCAgtggctccccagcctggggctccccCAGTACCGCAGCTACTTCATGGAGTGCCTCGTGGATGCTCGCATGCTGGATCACCTCACCAAGAAGGACCTGCGGGTCCACCTGAAGATGGTGGACAGCTCCCACCG AACCAGTCTTCAGTATGGCATCATGTGCCTGAAGAGGCTGAATTATGACCGGAAGGAGCTGGAGAAGCGGCGGGAGGAAAGCCAGCATGAGATCAAGG ATGTGCTAGTCTGGACCAATGACCAGGTAGTTCATTGGGTCCAGTCTATTGGGCTCCGGGACTACGCAGGAAACCTCCATGAGAGTGGTGTGCATGGCGCTTTGCTGGCCCTGGATGAGAACTTCGACCACAACACACTGGCCCTCGTTCTCCAGATACCCACACAAAATACCCAG GCACGCCAAGTGTTGGAGAGAGAGTTCAACAACCTGTTGGCTTTGGGCACAGACCGGAAGCTGGATGAT GGGGAAGACCAGGCGCTCCGCCGCGCGCCCTCCTGGAGGAAACGCTTCCGCCCGCGGGACCCCCACGGCCGCGCCCCGCTCAGCGCCGCGGCCGACACGCTCCCGACAACATTCCGCGCGTCCACCATGGGGCCCGTGCCGCCTCCACCGTCCCCGCGGAAGATCACGCCTGAAG ctcgCTCCCACTATCTCTACGGACACATGCTCTCCGCCTTCCGGGACTAG